Proteins from a single region of Sesamum indicum cultivar Zhongzhi No. 13 linkage group LG5, S_indicum_v1.0, whole genome shotgun sequence:
- the LOC105161376 gene encoding adenosine kinase 2: MEFEGILLGMGNPLLDISAVVDQEFLDKYDLKMNNAILAEEKHLPMYEEMASKYKVEYIAGGATQNSIRVAQWLLQKPGATGYMGSIGKDKFGEEMKKNATEAGVNVHYYEDDSPTGTCGVCVLGGERSLVANLSAANCYKPDHLKKPENWALVEKAKYYYIAGFFLTVSPESIMLVAEHAIAKNKVFCTNLSAPFICEFFKDVQDKVLPYVDYVFGNETEARTFSKVHGWETEDVTEIALKISQLPKASGTHKRVTVITQGADPVVVAEDGKVKLLSVIPLPKEKLVDTNGAGDAFVGGFLSQLVQERSIEDCVRAGCYAANVVIQRPGCTYPEKPDFK, encoded by the exons ATGGAGTTCGAGGGAATTCTACTGGGAATGGGCAACCCCCTCTTGGATATTTCTGCTGTCGTGGATCAGGAGTTCTTAGACAA GTATGACCTTAAAATGAACAATGCAATTCTCGCAGAGGAAAAGCACTTGCCTAT GTATGAAGAAATGGCATCGAAGTATAAAGTGGAGTACATTGCTGGAG GGGCTACTCAAAATTCAATCAGAGTTGCCCAG TGGTTGCTACAAAAACCTGGTGCAACTGGTTACATGGGTTCCATTGGGAAGGACAAATTTGgggaagaaatgaagaaaaatgcaaCGGAAGCTGGTGTCAAC GTTCATTATTATGAAGATGATTCTCCAACTGGCACTTGTGGTGTCTGTGTGCTTGGTGGCGAAAG GTCACTTGTTGCCAATTTGTCAGCTGCCAATTGCTACAAACCTGATCACTTGAAGAAACCAGAAAACTGGGCCTTGG TGGAAAAGGCCAAATACTACTATATTGCTGGGTTTTTCCTCACAGTTTCTCCAGAGTCTATCATGCTTGTTGCTGAGCACGCAATTGCAAAAAACAAG GTTTTCTGTACAAACCTTTCTGCTCCATTTATTTGTGAGTTCTTCAAGGATGTACAAGACAAAGTATTACC GTATGTGGACTATGTTTTCGGGAATGAAACGGAAGCAAGAACTTTCTCCAAAGTTCATGGCTGGGAG ACAGAGGATGTGACAGAAATAGCTTTGAAAATCTCCCAGTTGCCAAAGGCATCTGGAACGCACAAAAGAGTTACTGTTATTACACAGGGTGCAGATCCAGTTGTGGTTGCGGAGGATGGGAAGGTGAAGTTGTTGTCTGTCATTCCATTGCCTAAAGAGAAACTTGTCGATACCAATGGTGCAG GGGATGCCTTCGTTGGGGGATTTTTGTCTCAGTTGGTTCAAGAGAGATCCATTGAAGATTGTGTAAGAGCCGGTTGCTACGCAGCTAATGTCGTCATCCAGAGGCCCGGTTGCACATACCCGGAGAAGCCAGATTTTAAATGA
- the LOC105161374 gene encoding uncharacterized protein LOC105161374 isoform X1 — MNHLNPPPPPPPPPPPIIRHTSTTQILKQTTSLFFSHPLTFVFLSSLLLTFRSNVHSASHYLSSLIDRDPSLKSLLSRLDFSSPSHLHHPRRHSHHPLHYRRRRAFLHLSRVGTLDDDFFSGDSDFDRSLFHPSSGKPPPNATFVRLSDFKPEYGFSNSIVDNGISFPKIVKPGAVGFKPEVRKNVTLLEEEERKFVESRLDDSNAVVDLDFLIKGFELGHRDATSLFFLAGVLSATYAYVVLAFIVTYTWVNGIIFLRVVDHLLGNYRSFLRTVWNGSNIGLRRLSGFILMKWAVRDALAQLMGIFFFGEIEDQFVFFKVFLRMKFMPFANVAPWVIGHEWESAGFIVVWSLSDLMLGFLFAVDSWVAIVDARRGGREIVREGCHMLVAMFCPAFEIRWLEAITCGSVGRWVLRRIFGDVFTLVFQSLMEVYFMVAWLVFYFAARHKDDAALGRPFGRRELEGLLEVASLMQKDEAALI, encoded by the exons ATGAACCACCTTaatcctcctcctcctccacctcctcctccgccgccTATCATCCGCCATACCAGCACCACCCAAATCCTCAAGCAAACTACCTCCCTCTTCTTCTCTCATCCTCTCACTTTCGTCTTCCTCTCATCTCTCCTCCTCACCTTCCGTTCCAACGTTCACAGCGCCTCTCACTACCTTTCCTCTCTCATCGACCGTGACCCTTCCTTGAAATCCCTCCTCTCCCGCCTCGATTTCTCTTCCCCCTCCCATCTCCACCACCCCCGCCGTCACTCCCACCACCCACTCCACTACCGGCGTCGTCGCGCCTTTCTCCACCTCTCCCGCGTCGGCACCCTTGACGATGACTTCTTCTCCGGGGATTCTGATTTTGACCGCTCCCTCTTCCACCCCTCCTCCGGCAAACCTCCCCCCAATGCCACTTTTGTCCGTCTCTCTGACTTCAAACCAGAGTACGGCTTCTCCAATTCCATCGTTGATAATGGAATCTCTTTCCCGAAAATTGTTAAGCCAGGAGCTGTCGGTTTTAAGCCGGAGGTTAGGAAAAATGTTACACTTCTTGAAGAAGAGGAAAGGAAATTTGTTGAGAGCAGATTAGATGACAGTAATGCGGTCGTAGATTTGGATTTCTTGATAAAGGGTTTTGAATTGGGGCATCGAGACGCAACTTCTTTGTTCTTTCTGGCGGGTGTCTTGTCCGCCACTTATGCATATGTTGTGTTGGCATTTATAGTTACCTATACTTGGGTGAATGGGATTATTTTCCTTAGAGTGGTGGACCATTTGTTGGGGAATTACAGATCTTTCTTGCGAACTGTGTGGAATGGCTCAAATATCGGACTCAGGAGGCTTTCTGGGTTTATTCTGATGAAATGGGCCGTGAGAGATGCACTGGCGCAGCTTATGGGAATATTCTTTTTCGGGGAGATTGAAGATCAATTTGTGTTTTTCAAGGTTTTCTTGAGGATGAAGTTTATGCCATTTGCCAATGTGGCACCATGGGTTATAGGGCATGAGTGGGAGAGTGCGGGCTTCATTGTGGTCTGGTCCTTGAGTGATTTGATGCTGGGTTTCTTATTTGCCGTCGATTCCTGGGTAGCAATAGTTGACGCGAGGAGGGGGGGCAGAGAAATTGTTAGAGAAGGATGTCACATGCTGGTAGCAATGTTTTGCCCTGCTTTCGAAATAAGGTGGTTAGAAGCTATCACTTGTGGATCAGTTGGGAGGTGGGTGTTGAGGAGGATATTTGGGGATGTTTTCACATTGGTTTTTCAGTCATTAATGGAGGTGTATTTTATGGTAGCATGGCTGGTCTTTTACTTTGCAGCAAGACACAAGGATGATGCTGCACTTGGAAGACCATTTGGAAGAAGAGAATTGGAAGGTCTTCTTGAGGTTGCCAG TTTGATGCAAAAGGACGAGGCAGCTTTAATTTGA
- the LOC105161374 gene encoding uncharacterized protein LOC105161374 isoform X2, translating to MNHLNPPPPPPPPPPPIIRHTSTTQILKQTTSLFFSHPLTFVFLSSLLLTFRSNVHSASHYLSSLIDRDPSLKSLLSRLDFSSPSHLHHPRRHSHHPLHYRRRRAFLHLSRVGTLDDDFFSGDSDFDRSLFHPSSGKPPPNATFVRLSDFKPEYGFSNSIVDNGISFPKIVKPGAVGFKPEVRKNVTLLEEEERKFVESRLDDSNAVVDLDFLIKGFELGHRDATSLFFLAGVLSATYAYVVLAFIVTYTWVNGIIFLRVVDHLLGNYRSFLRTVWNGSNIGLRRLSGFILMKWAVRDALAQLMGIFFFGEIEDQFVFFKVFLRMKFMPFANVAPWVIGHEWESAGFIVVWSLSDLMLGFLFAVDSWVAIVDARRGGREIVREGCHMLVAMFCPAFEIRWLEAITCGSVGRWVLRRIFGDVFTLVFQSLMEVYFMVAWLVFYFAARHKDDAALGRPFGRRELEGLLEVARAATKSTI from the exons ATGAACCACCTTaatcctcctcctcctccacctcctcctccgccgccTATCATCCGCCATACCAGCACCACCCAAATCCTCAAGCAAACTACCTCCCTCTTCTTCTCTCATCCTCTCACTTTCGTCTTCCTCTCATCTCTCCTCCTCACCTTCCGTTCCAACGTTCACAGCGCCTCTCACTACCTTTCCTCTCTCATCGACCGTGACCCTTCCTTGAAATCCCTCCTCTCCCGCCTCGATTTCTCTTCCCCCTCCCATCTCCACCACCCCCGCCGTCACTCCCACCACCCACTCCACTACCGGCGTCGTCGCGCCTTTCTCCACCTCTCCCGCGTCGGCACCCTTGACGATGACTTCTTCTCCGGGGATTCTGATTTTGACCGCTCCCTCTTCCACCCCTCCTCCGGCAAACCTCCCCCCAATGCCACTTTTGTCCGTCTCTCTGACTTCAAACCAGAGTACGGCTTCTCCAATTCCATCGTTGATAATGGAATCTCTTTCCCGAAAATTGTTAAGCCAGGAGCTGTCGGTTTTAAGCCGGAGGTTAGGAAAAATGTTACACTTCTTGAAGAAGAGGAAAGGAAATTTGTTGAGAGCAGATTAGATGACAGTAATGCGGTCGTAGATTTGGATTTCTTGATAAAGGGTTTTGAATTGGGGCATCGAGACGCAACTTCTTTGTTCTTTCTGGCGGGTGTCTTGTCCGCCACTTATGCATATGTTGTGTTGGCATTTATAGTTACCTATACTTGGGTGAATGGGATTATTTTCCTTAGAGTGGTGGACCATTTGTTGGGGAATTACAGATCTTTCTTGCGAACTGTGTGGAATGGCTCAAATATCGGACTCAGGAGGCTTTCTGGGTTTATTCTGATGAAATGGGCCGTGAGAGATGCACTGGCGCAGCTTATGGGAATATTCTTTTTCGGGGAGATTGAAGATCAATTTGTGTTTTTCAAGGTTTTCTTGAGGATGAAGTTTATGCCATTTGCCAATGTGGCACCATGGGTTATAGGGCATGAGTGGGAGAGTGCGGGCTTCATTGTGGTCTGGTCCTTGAGTGATTTGATGCTGGGTTTCTTATTTGCCGTCGATTCCTGGGTAGCAATAGTTGACGCGAGGAGGGGGGGCAGAGAAATTGTTAGAGAAGGATGTCACATGCTGGTAGCAATGTTTTGCCCTGCTTTCGAAATAAGGTGGTTAGAAGCTATCACTTGTGGATCAGTTGGGAGGTGGGTGTTGAGGAGGATATTTGGGGATGTTTTCACATTGGTTTTTCAGTCATTAATGGAGGTGTATTTTATGGTAGCATGGCTGGTCTTTTACTTTGCAGCAAGACACAAGGATGATGCTGCACTTGGAAGACCATTTGGAAGAAGAGAATTGGAAGGTCTTCTTGAGGTTGCCAG AGCTGCCACCAAGAGCACAATATAG